In the Lactobacillus paragasseri genome, AGTTAAATCAGTTGGAATAGTATGATTGCTTAAGGCGTTACGAATCAATGCACAGAATGGATTTTGAGTGGTCATCAAATGAGTAATTAGTTTATCAACACTAGTGGCTGTACATTCATTATCTTGCCCACTAGCTGAATAACGCATTAATTCTCTTCCTAATCTTAAACCAGGATAGTTTTTCTTTAGCCACTCATCAATTTCATAAATATCAAATTTTTCAATTAATAAATTAGTAGCCACATTATCTGTTATCGCACTAGTTAAGTAAACTAAATCTCGAACACTCCAATTAGTGCGACGCAGATCCCCAATAATTCCGGCACCTCGTACCCGTGATAGATCAGTGACTTCCATTTCTTCATTCACAATTTCAGGATTGTTTTTCCACTGGTCCTCAATATATGCAGCAATCGCAAGGTCAATCAAACTTCCTGCTGGGAAAACCTTCTCAGCTTGATGTTGATACATTACTTGGTCGCCATATTTAACAATTACACTTGCATCGATATCATACTGTTGGATGATTTCAGTAATTCCATCCTTTAACATAAAGCTATCGCCTTCCTTATAGAATTAGACAAAACTTAACTTATGTTATCTTATATATTATGTCAGTAGTTTTATTTATAAAATCATTTTAAAACTTTTTATTATCCTGCCGCAAGATAGCTGCAAATATTCAAAGAAAAAAGCTGCTTAAAGCAACTCTTTATTAGCTATTTACAATAATTATTTAATATAATAATGGAATACCGTATTATTCATTTAATTGTTTTAATTGATTAGTTATTAATTCCGTTTCTCTAAATCTTTCTTCTAATCTTGGTAGTTCCTGGTTAATTGTTGCTAAAAATAAAACACTTGAAACAAACATCTCAGAAAAAAGTGAATTAATAGCCCCTACTCTGAGTAGCTTTTCATCAGTTGATACACCTAATACAACATCTGCGAGCTCGACTAAAGGAGACTGACGTGAACGTGTAACGACAATAATTGGAGTATGATTTTTACGAGCTTGATCCGCCATTAACAATATTTCCTGCGTTAATCCACTATAAGAAAAGATTACTAAAGCATCCGTAGAATGCGAATAGCAAATTCGCTCTAAGGCAATATGAATATCCTGATTAAAAACCACATTCTTATCACTACGAATAAATTTATAATAAAGGTCTTGGGCTGGTAAACTTGAAGCCCCTACTCCAGCTAAATAAATTCGATCAGCATTCTTCAAGAAATTAATCGCTTGATTCAAGGCAAGCCCATCAATTAAATGAGCTGTCTGCTCTGTATTTTTCTCAATACTTGATAAAAGTTTCTGTAATACAATATGTGGATTATCATGATGATCCACAATTGGATCAATAGTTTCTTCGTTGTCCTGCGGCGTATCTTGAGCTAATTGAATTTGAAAATCCTTAAGCCCTTTAAAACCAAGTTGCTGACAAAACCTAATCATTGAAGCAGCGCTGGTTTTAGTCATCTTTCCTAGTCCTTGGGCATCTTCTTGTAAAAATGTTTTAGGATGGGCCAGTAAGTAATCGGCAATCTTCTTAGATGCCCCTTTAAAGTTAGGATAATTATTTAAAACTTTTGTTGATAAATCCATAGTGTACCTCTTTTTCTAATACAACATTTTAAGGTACTGAAATATTATTTCAAGACTTTTGCACAAAGTTTAATAGCCTATTGGCTTCTCTTCTTAATGTCTGATTATCATTACATTCAGATAATTTATAACCTACAAAATATGGTGGGGCATAAAATCGTGGAATGATCTTGCAACAGATTCCGTCTTCATTGGGATAGAAGAATAGATTATAAGAATCGCATCGACCGCCATACATTTCTTCTAAAATATATCGCACGCCGTTTTGAATCCAATCTGCCCAAGAGTTTAAGCCACTGTTTTTTAATAAATTGATATTTATTTCCTGAAATCCTTGTATAGGGTGAGTTGCAAAATTAACATCCATATTATTTGTTTCAAAGACCTTAATTCCAGTAAAATTATTGGCATGAATATACTTATAGCCGTCTTCTTTATCTAATCCTACAATTTGCATATGTGGATGCGATAAGGATCCATTAGACTTGGGACCAAAATTTTTATACCAAAGGACTGACTCAAATTTGCCACTTTGCCGCATTTTATTGAAACACTTCAAGGCAAATTTCATCAATTCTCGGTTATATTCTTTTGAATAGTTGCTTACATCCCCATCATGGTCATCAGATTCAATCAGTACTGTCTGTTTTGTATCTTTCAATGTTGGGAATCGGTTAGCTAGCCAAATCATTGGTCCATTTATTTGATAGATATCGGTTAAGTTATCAACATCGCAAAAAGGGCAAGTATTATCTCTTTCAGCATTAAAACTGGACGGCTTATCTTTAGCTATTGCAAATTCAAATATAAGTGGATCGTTATTCAAGTTTTTACTCCTCTCCCTAAAAAACATTTGCACTTCAGTCCCTACTCTACTATAATAATCTATGAAGGCGATTAAAGCGCTTTCATATAACATTTTGTAGCTTTCCTTAACTTTACTCTTTCGGTCACTTTTCCGAAAGAGTTTTTTGTTTGCTTAAGAAAGTACAACTCCTAGCTCCTTAGCCTTAGCATCTTGAATCAAACCTGCTATTCGATCAGAAACATGATCATGCTCGATATCAATTGCATTTCCTAGTTTAAAATCAATAGCAATTTTTACTAAATTTAGATATGCATCTTCACTATCCAGTTCAGTTTTTCCGCCGAATTTTTTACTGCGGAAAGTAATTAAAATCGGCGTTTTATCCATAATCGTCTTAACCTTATTGGCTACTTCCAGCAGTCTGTTCATTAAGACTACATCCTTAAAATAATCAATTCTCCATTCCATCATTTCGGGCTGGAGTTTTTTTATTTCTTGCGCCTGTTTTATTACATCCTCTTCACTTAATCCTTTATTAACTAATGTCAAAAAGGTTTGATCATTCACTGCTACTTTTTTCTTCTCAAAACTCATCTTTTTTCTCCAAATAAAAAATTGCTACCTAAATTATAGTAGCAATTTTATTTTCATTCATTAAAAATTATCTCGTTTAATACTACGGATAATTGCAATTACAAATACCAAAATACTACATCCCATTCCAAAGTAGGCCATATAACCAACACTAAACATTTGTCCAATTTGAGCCGTATTAATTTGGTGATTAATCGCAAATTGATTAGCCCATTGATGAATTAAAGTTGGAGTCAAAATGAACAAAACTGTTGAAATACCAGATCCAACCAGCATGGCACGACGTGAATAGGGTTCTCTAAAGAATTGAGCTAAAACACAAATTGCAGGTGCGACCATTAAAAGAAAGGTCCAAATCATAATCCATCTACCTGCAGAGTCATTCATAAATTGACCACTATTGGCAGCATAACGATATGTTCCCCATAAACTGCCACCCAATAAGTTATCAAGTAACCCAACTGCATTTGCTCCTTGAGCAGCATAAACATTATTGGTACTAGCAGCTGCACCTTGCAACATTTTTAGCATATCTTGCGAGCCAGTAGTTTGAAAATTAATGGTTACAACTTGCCGCATATAAGTAGATAAAAACATAATCATCGATGCTCCCAGCTGCAGTGCCTTGAGTAAATGAAGCGTCTTATTTCCACCTAATTTAAACTCTAAACTAAGAGTACGGTCAGGATTTTTACTTTTGACAATAATAAATACACCTGCAATTGCCACAACGATTAAAATTGCAAGACCAAGCCACCACTTAGTCATAATAAAGATAATTGCCAAGACGATTAAGGTTACTGAAACATACGGACGATTTAAGAATAAATCCCAAACATTTACCTTACCGTGACTTGCTAAACGTTGACGATATTCTTCTCTTGTTAAGACATTTTGATTTTTTTTATCTTTAGAATCTTGTATTTTGCTCATTACTCTCAACCTTTACCTTATTGTGCTAATCAATATTAGCATGTTACACCATGTTCCGCATTAACTTTTTAAGAAAATTAACCAACTTAAGCAGATCGTGACATTTGTCTTTAAGGCACTATGCTATAATATTACTATTGAAAAGTAAGAAGTAAGTTCAGGATTGGGATGACTATGTGAGCAAATCACACGCTTATAATTTGCCAAATGGATGGCATAAAACATTCTATACACTTTGGCTAGGCTGTTTTATTACTGGTTTAGGGTACTCAATGACGATGCCCTTTATTTCCTTATTTATGGCTGAACTGGGTCACTATAA is a window encoding:
- a CDS encoding MurR/RpiR family transcriptional regulator, which translates into the protein MDLSTKVLNNYPNFKGASKKIADYLLAHPKTFLQEDAQGLGKMTKTSAASMIRFCQQLGFKGLKDFQIQLAQDTPQDNEETIDPIVDHHDNPHIVLQKLLSSIEKNTEQTAHLIDGLALNQAINFLKNADRIYLAGVGASSLPAQDLYYKFIRSDKNVVFNQDIHIALERICYSHSTDALVIFSYSGLTQEILLMADQARKNHTPIIVVTRSRQSPLVELADVVLGVSTDEKLLRVGAINSLFSEMFVSSVLFLATINQELPRLEERFRETELITNQLKQLNE
- a CDS encoding type I 3-dehydroquinate dehydratase gives rise to the protein MSFEKKKVAVNDQTFLTLVNKGLSEEDVIKQAQEIKKLQPEMMEWRIDYFKDVVLMNRLLEVANKVKTIMDKTPILITFRSKKFGGKTELDSEDAYLNLVKIAIDFKLGNAIDIEHDHVSDRIAGLIQDAKAKELGVVLS
- a CDS encoding serine hydrolase; the protein is MLKDGITEIIQQYDIDASVIVKYGDQVMYQHQAEKVFPAGSLIDLAIAAYIEDQWKNNPEIVNEEMEVTDLSRVRGAGIIGDLRRTNWSVRDLVYLTSAITDNVATNLLIEKFDIYEIDEWLKKNYPGLRLGRELMRYSASGQDNECTATSVDKLITHLMTTQNPFCALIRNALSNHTIPTDLTFYGDNILTYNKLGRDRRARHEVCAFMTKKAPVFCTVLSSYKGRDIEDRLFFQELSKLIFSHVKTAKIEK
- a CDS encoding DUF4931 domain-containing protein, with amino-acid sequence MNNDPLIFEFAIAKDKPSSFNAERDNTCPFCDVDNLTDIYQINGPMIWLANRFPTLKDTKQTVLIESDDHDGDVSNYSKEYNRELMKFALKCFNKMRQSGKFESVLWYKNFGPKSNGSLSHPHMQIVGLDKEDGYKYIHANNFTGIKVFETNNMDVNFATHPIQGFQEININLLKNSGLNSWADWIQNGVRYILEEMYGGRCDSYNLFFYPNEDGICCKIIPRFYAPPYFVGYKLSECNDNQTLRREANRLLNFVQKS